One part of the Bdellovibrio sp. KM01 genome encodes these proteins:
- a CDS encoding TIGR02147 family protein, whose product MVEIIKTELLRRKRDNKSYSLRAFADFLEISPGRLSELLSGKRPLSKKMKVKIADRLGLSEMNQLLEAPAKNLTFSDRSDYHFLSNDAFAVLADWYHFAILSLADTCDFQADPKWIAKRLGISVLEAMEALSRLRKVGAIKLNGRKLIKTNKSVRAGNGLDSQALRISHRQSIEQAMISLNETPLDLRDITSITMAIDLKKLPMAKKIIQEFRHKMADVMETGNQTEVYNLNIQLVPVSTRRTV is encoded by the coding sequence ATGGTTGAAATCATTAAAACTGAACTATTACGTCGCAAGCGAGACAATAAAAGTTACTCGCTGCGCGCTTTTGCGGACTTCCTGGAAATCTCTCCGGGCCGCCTGTCAGAGCTTCTTTCCGGGAAACGTCCTCTCAGTAAAAAGATGAAAGTTAAAATTGCCGACCGCCTGGGCCTTTCAGAGATGAATCAATTGCTCGAGGCACCGGCTAAGAATCTGACTTTCTCGGATCGCTCTGATTATCATTTCCTGTCCAATGATGCTTTTGCGGTACTCGCTGATTGGTATCACTTTGCTATTTTGTCCTTGGCAGACACTTGTGATTTTCAAGCAGATCCCAAGTGGATCGCCAAACGCCTGGGTATTTCTGTTCTTGAAGCGATGGAAGCTTTGTCTCGTCTTCGCAAAGTTGGCGCCATCAAATTAAACGGCAGAAAATTGATCAAGACAAATAAGAGTGTGCGGGCGGGGAATGGACTGGACTCTCAGGCTTTGCGTATATCTCACCGCCAAAGCATCGAACAGGCGATGATTTCGCTTAATGAAACGCCCTTGGACCTGCGAGATATAACCAGCATCACTATGGCCATCGATCTTAAAAAATTACCGATGGCAAAGAAGATCATTCAGGAGTTCCGCCACAAAATGGCTGATGTGATGGAAACTGGAAATCAAACCGAAGTTTATAATTTGAATATTCAATTGGTACCCGTTTCCACAAGAAGGACTGTATGA
- a CDS encoding ankyrin repeat domain-containing protein, with protein MKSVLVLALSFLSSFAYGQFIDGQDRGNGGDQCEMRIGEIRNEFERWIIKGDSATLQLPMGITHEEYYRTMLEQMANATVSCTETVLTVGAAEKTCLNFRDDKGVPRILCNVERFMKAKESDQYVLIHHEYAGLGHFEVNDGERSDYRISMQIGDYYRADGVNALDSTPTPKCSLDPLRSVSERMATAIYENKLDCVRMLAPQLGYTEQVLIYRYDPLIKEIPNEKWFILPPVSFAAILGRIDALNILLDAGFNVNAVQGVYYPLSIAAKAGNIESIKTLVQRGADLYQLNGNVFGPLDAALTNLEEKYYPVTRVYRTVETLLDLGADPNKISFGQTTLSRAVENSELVDLLIKHGASPFKTDNDGRTMLYFCKSKACVDKFVTLGVDVNTVDSLGLRAIDVVTTTAAKDALLSHGSLGNR; from the coding sequence ATGAAATCTGTCTTGGTACTTGCCTTAAGTTTCTTGTCTTCATTTGCATACGGACAATTCATTGATGGTCAAGATCGCGGTAATGGCGGCGATCAGTGTGAGATGCGAATCGGCGAAATTCGCAATGAATTCGAAAGATGGATTATCAAAGGGGATTCGGCCACTTTGCAATTACCTATGGGAATCACCCACGAAGAGTATTACAGAACCATGCTTGAGCAAATGGCGAATGCGACTGTCAGTTGCACTGAAACCGTTCTGACGGTGGGAGCTGCAGAGAAAACGTGTCTGAATTTCCGCGATGATAAGGGCGTGCCTCGTATCCTTTGCAATGTCGAGCGCTTCATGAAGGCGAAGGAATCGGATCAATATGTCTTGATTCATCACGAGTATGCGGGATTGGGACACTTTGAAGTTAATGACGGGGAAAGATCTGATTATCGTATCTCAATGCAAATCGGCGACTACTACCGAGCCGACGGAGTAAACGCTCTGGACAGTACGCCGACTCCGAAATGTTCTTTGGATCCATTAAGATCTGTTTCAGAAAGAATGGCAACCGCGATTTATGAAAACAAACTGGATTGTGTTCGCATGTTGGCTCCGCAGTTGGGATATACCGAGCAAGTTCTGATTTACCGATATGATCCTTTGATTAAAGAGATTCCCAATGAAAAATGGTTTATTTTGCCACCGGTTTCCTTTGCTGCGATCTTGGGACGTATCGATGCGTTGAATATTCTTCTGGATGCGGGATTCAATGTCAACGCCGTTCAGGGAGTGTATTATCCTCTTTCAATTGCAGCTAAGGCCGGCAACATAGAGTCTATTAAGACGCTCGTACAAAGAGGAGCGGATTTGTATCAGCTGAATGGAAATGTATTTGGTCCCTTAGATGCCGCTTTGACCAATTTGGAAGAGAAATACTATCCCGTCACTCGTGTATATCGCACTGTCGAAACATTGTTGGATCTGGGAGCAGACCCTAACAAGATCAGCTTTGGGCAGACCACACTATCAAGAGCGGTAGAGAATTCTGAATTGGTGGACTTGCTTATTAAGCACGGTGCTTCGCCTTTTAAGACTGATAATGACGGTCGCACGATGCTTTATTTTTGCAAATCCAAAGCCTGCGTCGATAAGTTCGTTACGTTGGGTGTTGATGTAAATACTGTAGATAGCTTGGGTCTGCGCGCGATTGATGTCGTTACGACGACAGCTGCGAAGGACGCACTTCTAAGTCATGGCTCACTTGGAAACAGGTAA
- a CDS encoding chemotaxis protein CheW codes for MSAMSGKKVLNKLQMFASFKLGTTELAISVVSLQEVVNVPDAISPVPLAPSYLKGIFNLRGTVIPVVDVGILLDLNHSEGATGKIAVVVAEGVKIGLYFDSTSEILNVPMDSVCHFNDNPEGVRSVVKSVLKLNNGERLVEVIEPASLLKIENIASLMTSSQDSGDEAKKKKFTRRQCITFKSGNRDFGMNLSAIREIIRVPEIKRSSMQVNYSLGVVSLRGVVIPVLDFKKFLQVEEVSRTLDAEAQRIIILKIQEFYIGFLVDSVDSIKTYFEEDLLPIPMFKQEKVNMMRGMLAVSETCNVLLLAEDQLFSEGEIHEFTRGHSALYSKENAKALEKETAGERHPYISFKLEYMLSTRLSSVDEIANLTEDMVKPPGYPDYVVGVQHMRGEVVTLVDLRMYYGMTYTGDYSNSRILIVRGAQGKIGLLVDSVESIDTVDEAKKIKIPSLFAKDAITALRGDIQEVIEMPDLSGNKKIFMVLDMPEVLSKLLNPNGNAA; via the coding sequence ATGAGTGCTATGAGTGGCAAGAAAGTTTTAAATAAGCTGCAAATGTTTGCCTCGTTTAAACTGGGCACGACCGAGCTTGCGATTTCCGTCGTGTCTTTGCAGGAGGTCGTCAATGTACCAGATGCCATCAGTCCGGTACCGTTGGCTCCTTCCTATTTAAAAGGAATTTTTAATTTGCGTGGAACTGTCATCCCTGTGGTTGATGTGGGAATACTGCTCGATTTAAACCACTCTGAGGGAGCTACGGGCAAAATTGCTGTCGTGGTGGCTGAAGGTGTGAAGATAGGTTTGTATTTTGATTCAACGTCGGAAATTTTGAATGTTCCGATGGATTCAGTTTGCCATTTTAACGATAATCCCGAAGGTGTTCGCTCCGTTGTGAAATCAGTTTTAAAATTGAATAACGGTGAGCGCTTGGTGGAAGTGATTGAGCCAGCGTCGCTTTTAAAAATTGAAAATATCGCAAGTCTTATGACGAGTTCTCAAGATAGCGGCGACGAGGCTAAGAAAAAGAAATTCACTCGTCGTCAGTGCATAACGTTTAAATCCGGCAATCGCGATTTTGGAATGAATTTATCAGCTATCCGCGAGATCATCCGTGTACCTGAAATTAAAAGAAGTTCGATGCAGGTCAATTACTCTCTGGGAGTTGTAAGCTTGCGCGGAGTCGTGATTCCCGTCCTCGACTTTAAAAAATTTCTACAGGTCGAAGAGGTCAGTCGGACGCTGGATGCTGAAGCACAACGAATTATCATTCTTAAGATTCAAGAATTCTATATCGGCTTCTTGGTTGACTCCGTCGACAGTATCAAAACCTATTTTGAGGAAGATCTATTGCCGATTCCGATGTTCAAGCAGGAAAAGGTGAACATGATGCGAGGGATGCTAGCGGTTTCAGAAACCTGTAATGTTCTGCTCCTTGCAGAAGATCAGCTTTTCAGCGAAGGCGAGATTCACGAATTTACCCGCGGTCACAGTGCGCTTTATTCCAAAGAAAACGCCAAAGCGCTGGAGAAAGAAACCGCAGGCGAGCGCCATCCGTATATCTCGTTCAAACTTGAATACATGCTTTCCACTCGCTTAAGCAGCGTGGATGAGATCGCGAATCTGACTGAAGACATGGTGAAGCCTCCAGGTTATCCCGATTATGTTGTCGGTGTTCAACACATGCGCGGCGAAGTGGTGACTTTGGTGGATTTAAGAATGTATTACGGGATGACGTATACTGGCGACTACTCGAACTCGCGCATTCTGATCGTGCGCGGAGCTCAGGGTAAAATTGGTTTGCTGGTAGATTCCGTAGAGTCGATTGATACTGTTGATGAAGCTAAAAAGATTAAGATCCCCAGTTTGTTTGCCAAAGATGCCATCACCGCACTTCGCGGTGACATCCAAGAGGTCATCGAGATGCCGGATCTGTCAGGGAATAAGAAAATCTTCATGGTGCTCGACATGCCTGAAGTTCTGAGTAAGCTTCTGAATCCGAATGGAAATGCAGCGTAG
- a CDS encoding DHA2 family efflux MFS transporter permease subunit, which translates to MSTAVAHGSSAEPKMDFKAWLAVFGAVLGAFMAILDIQITNASIRDITGGLGATLEEGSWISTSYLVAEIVIIPISGWLTRVFSLRTYLTWTSILFLIFSVACGLAWNLESMIVFRALQGATGGALIPLAFQVILRMPPSKRNVGMAMFAITATFAPAIGPTVGGYLTQMFHWSVVFYMNLIPGIFLMAAIYFGIEKAPKQLELLKQIDRWGIITMAVGLSSLTIFLEEGERKDWFNSTTIVWLAILSVVFLIAFLVIELRIKNPFINLRLLMQKNFGFGCLVNFVVGLAMYGALYLLPLYLATIQGYNSIDIGRTMMWAGIPQLLILPFVPKILARVDARWLAFVGINIFGISCLMNSHLTADVGYDQLMWSQIVRAMGQPLLMIPLSTITTGLVAPQDVGSASGLFNMLRNLGGSVGIALLGTMMSHREKFHSAMLTEGVSLFHKNTQHRISDLQNFFMSSGVDVTTAHHKAIATVDMLVRKQANLLSFNDCFKTVAIALIASSVLILLCDKVKGGGGGEAH; encoded by the coding sequence ATGTCTACAGCGGTAGCTCATGGTTCAAGCGCTGAACCTAAAATGGATTTCAAAGCCTGGCTCGCGGTTTTCGGTGCGGTGCTGGGTGCCTTTATGGCGATCCTCGATATTCAAATCACCAACGCTTCTATTCGTGACATCACGGGGGGATTAGGTGCCACCCTTGAAGAAGGCTCATGGATTTCCACTTCCTATCTGGTGGCGGAAATAGTGATCATTCCGATCAGCGGTTGGTTGACCCGAGTTTTTTCCCTACGCACTTATCTGACTTGGACATCTATTCTGTTTTTAATTTTCTCGGTGGCTTGTGGTCTTGCGTGGAATTTGGAATCGATGATTGTCTTTCGTGCCTTGCAAGGGGCCACAGGCGGAGCCTTAATTCCTTTGGCATTTCAGGTGATCTTAAGAATGCCACCTTCCAAACGTAATGTGGGGATGGCGATGTTTGCCATCACTGCGACCTTTGCGCCAGCGATTGGTCCTACGGTTGGTGGCTATTTGACTCAGATGTTTCACTGGTCGGTCGTATTCTATATGAACTTGATCCCGGGCATATTTTTGATGGCAGCGATTTATTTCGGAATTGAAAAGGCTCCCAAACAACTGGAACTTTTAAAGCAAATCGATCGCTGGGGTATTATTACTATGGCGGTGGGGCTTTCTTCTCTGACGATTTTTCTGGAAGAGGGCGAGCGCAAAGACTGGTTTAACTCGACGACGATCGTGTGGTTGGCGATTTTATCCGTGGTCTTCTTAATCGCCTTTTTGGTGATTGAGTTGCGAATTAAAAATCCCTTTATCAATTTGCGTCTGTTAATGCAGAAAAACTTTGGATTCGGATGTCTGGTGAACTTTGTGGTGGGACTAGCGATGTATGGTGCGCTTTACTTGCTCCCACTCTACCTTGCCACCATTCAAGGATATAACTCGATAGATATCGGGCGTACCATGATGTGGGCGGGGATTCCTCAGCTTTTGATCCTACCTTTTGTACCTAAGATTCTGGCCCGCGTGGATGCGCGTTGGCTCGCGTTTGTGGGAATTAATATTTTCGGTATCAGTTGTTTAATGAACAGTCATCTAACTGCTGACGTGGGATATGATCAACTGATGTGGTCCCAGATTGTCAGAGCTATGGGGCAACCTTTGCTGATGATTCCACTTTCAACGATTACCACGGGCTTGGTCGCTCCTCAGGATGTAGGTTCTGCTTCGGGGCTGTTTAATATGCTGCGAAATTTGGGCGGCTCTGTGGGTATTGCCCTATTGGGGACCATGATGAGTCACCGCGAGAAATTCCACTCGGCGATGCTTACTGAAGGGGTCAGTCTATTTCATAAAAATACTCAGCACCGTATTTCTGATCTGCAGAATTTCTTTATGAGCAGTGGTGTTGATGTGACGACGGCTCATCACAAAGCCATTGCGACAGTTGATATGTTGGTTCGCAAGCAGGCAAACTTACTGAGTTTCAATGATTGCTTTAAGACAGTCGCTATCGCCTTGATTGCCAGCTCTGTTTTAATTTTATTGTGCGATAAAGTAAAAGGTGGAGGCGGCGGAGAAGCACACTAG
- a CDS encoding TIGR02147 family protein — MPRITSYQILLAEYESRQGKNKRFSRRAFAALLGISSGRLHEIMNGRHPITVKMAKKLIAKLNLEESKAGYFLRLVESEAYLRVDGRKRVRPKSTRLLSEEEFSIVSDWEYFALMALAETATFRSEIPWLARKLSISESRVTEVVEHLLKQGLLNVSEKGEFKNTYTSMTTLIDIPSQVVRKANIECIRQAIQNLDKIDVMKRDVSSLTLPVDMEKIPEVKALIREFKSKVSALMTKEQTTEVYNLNIQFIPVSELGI; from the coding sequence ATGCCAAGAATCACCTCTTATCAAATTCTTTTGGCAGAGTATGAGTCTCGTCAGGGTAAGAATAAGCGGTTCTCGCGCCGTGCTTTTGCGGCCTTGCTTGGTATTTCCAGTGGTCGCCTTCATGAGATCATGAATGGACGTCATCCCATCACTGTGAAAATGGCGAAGAAATTAATTGCGAAGTTAAACTTAGAGGAAAGCAAAGCCGGATATTTTTTACGGCTGGTCGAAAGCGAAGCTTATCTTCGGGTCGATGGTCGAAAAAGAGTCCGCCCCAAAAGCACCCGCCTTTTATCTGAAGAGGAGTTTTCAATCGTCAGTGATTGGGAATACTTTGCTTTGATGGCTCTCGCGGAAACAGCTACTTTTCGCTCAGAGATTCCTTGGCTTGCAAGGAAGTTGTCCATCTCCGAGTCGCGCGTTACAGAGGTGGTTGAGCATTTGCTAAAGCAAGGACTGTTGAACGTCAGTGAGAAGGGTGAGTTTAAGAATACTTATACATCGATGACCACCTTAATAGACATACCTTCACAGGTCGTGCGGAAAGCCAATATAGAGTGTATTCGTCAGGCCATTCAAAATTTGGACAAAATCGATGTGATGAAAAGAGATGTGTCATCCTTAACTCTTCCGGTGGATATGGAGAAAATTCCCGAAGTGAAAGCTCTGATCCGGGAATTTAAAAGCAAAGTCAGCGCATTGATGACCAAAGAACAAACTACGGAAGTTTATAATTTAAATATTCAATTCATTCCGGTTTCGGAGCTAGGAATATAA
- a CDS encoding methyl-accepting chemotaxis protein: MSTARLIETSGTESDEVSQLRQTLEALHKVQAIIEFNLDGTIVTANENFLKTLGYSLDEIQAQHHSMFCDAEYSRSIDYKKFWQALARGEFASGEFKRISKDGRVVWINASYNPVLNSEGKPYKVVKFATDVTAAKMKSAEDEGKISAIGKAQAVIEFNLDGTIINANENFLKTLGYSLSEIQGKHHSMFCDSDHVRSSDYESFWKKLNRGEFDSGRYMRKGSGNRTIWIQATYNPIMDASGKPYKVVKFASDITEQYELEQSIKRKAEDDQKKVDQLLTVVNRAAAGDLSTEITVEGTDALGQLAAGISTMMRDLRGVIGKVVESASGFGTSSKSIADQSNNVAGGAHSLGATVEEMNASIEEFTASIASIADNTKKANELAKVTHKEAETGSQSISKSIEAMELINKSSEDISEIIKVISEIASQTNLLAFNAAIEAARAGEHGLGFSVVADEVRKLAERSSQATKEISKLINESVKRVEQGSAISKQAGEAFNKIVSGIEKTTQSIAEVNVAAEEQSESAKGISQAIQYIANEATRSAQASENIASATKSLVSGAEDLNKTVSRFVV; this comes from the coding sequence ATGTCAACTGCACGTCTTATTGAAACATCAGGGACAGAATCAGATGAAGTGAGCCAGTTAAGGCAAACCCTTGAGGCTCTTCACAAAGTACAAGCCATCATCGAGTTTAATCTTGATGGAACGATTGTGACAGCGAATGAAAATTTCTTAAAGACGTTGGGATATTCCTTGGATGAAATCCAAGCGCAGCATCACTCAATGTTCTGTGATGCAGAGTATTCTCGCAGTATCGATTATAAGAAATTCTGGCAGGCTTTGGCCAGAGGAGAATTTGCTTCCGGTGAGTTCAAGCGCATCAGCAAAGATGGTCGTGTGGTGTGGATCAATGCTTCCTACAATCCGGTCTTAAATAGTGAAGGCAAACCTTATAAAGTTGTAAAATTCGCTACCGACGTCACTGCGGCTAAGATGAAAAGCGCTGAAGACGAGGGTAAAATTTCTGCGATCGGCAAGGCTCAAGCTGTCATCGAGTTTAATCTTGATGGCACGATCATCAATGCCAATGAAAACTTTCTTAAAACGTTAGGCTATAGTCTTTCGGAAATCCAGGGCAAACATCACAGCATGTTTTGTGATTCTGACCATGTTCGCTCTTCAGATTATGAAAGTTTTTGGAAAAAATTGAATCGTGGAGAATTTGATTCCGGACGCTATATGCGCAAGGGTTCAGGCAATCGCACGATTTGGATTCAAGCGACTTATAATCCCATTATGGATGCAAGTGGCAAGCCCTATAAGGTTGTGAAATTCGCATCAGATATCACTGAACAATATGAACTTGAGCAATCTATCAAACGCAAAGCGGAAGACGACCAAAAGAAAGTCGATCAACTTTTGACGGTGGTGAACCGCGCCGCTGCTGGCGATTTAAGTACAGAGATTACTGTGGAAGGTACAGATGCGTTGGGACAGTTGGCGGCAGGTATCTCGACGATGATGCGCGACCTTCGCGGCGTTATCGGTAAAGTGGTCGAATCAGCGAGTGGTTTCGGGACTTCTTCCAAATCCATTGCCGATCAATCAAATAACGTAGCCGGCGGTGCCCACAGTCTGGGTGCAACGGTTGAAGAGATGAATGCCTCTATCGAGGAGTTCACAGCGTCGATTGCTTCCATTGCTGACAATACAAAAAAAGCCAACGAGCTTGCCAAAGTCACTCATAAGGAAGCGGAAACAGGCAGCCAATCCATTTCGAAATCAATTGAAGCGATGGAGCTGATAAATAAATCATCCGAAGACATCAGCGAGATCATCAAAGTGATCAGCGAGATCGCCAGCCAAACGAATTTGTTAGCCTTCAATGCGGCAATCGAAGCGGCGCGTGCGGGTGAGCATGGCTTAGGATTCTCGGTTGTGGCGGATGAAGTTCGCAAATTGGCAGAGCGTTCATCTCAGGCGACTAAAGAGATTTCTAAACTGATCAACGAATCCGTAAAACGTGTTGAGCAGGGCAGTGCCATTTCCAAACAAGCAGGAGAGGCTTTCAATAAGATCGTCTCTGGTATTGAGAAAACGACTCAGTCCATTGCTGAAGTTAACGTGGCCGCCGAGGAGCAATCCGAATCCGCAAAAGGCATCAGCCAGGCGATTCAGTACATTGCCAACGAAGCGACAAGATCAGCTCAAGCGTCAGAGAACATTGCCAGTGCAACGAAATCTCTGGTGAGTGGAGCGGAAGACCTGAACAAAACTGTTTCTAGATTCGTGGTTTAA
- a CDS encoding XdhC family protein, which produces MGEDFFGLGIERAPVGETIQVDIPLKFAGAASGLAATYGWRLQINDTSEMEGIEFADVLIQMAAEIARARGTNMRSLREVLVPGTPWIEQPPLRSKKCVLYGRSRVTESLERHLMLLDFQPRIETDLSSLVFRADEIVIVGTQTPRDLDLVACAVIARSSHVAIVGDDKRAQSIVRHLNRSEEKMAKEPVYLPAGVDIGARNPDETALSIVVEILLRGRMN; this is translated from the coding sequence ATGGGTGAAGATTTCTTTGGCCTTGGCATTGAAAGAGCTCCTGTTGGTGAAACTATTCAAGTGGACATTCCCTTAAAGTTTGCTGGCGCAGCAAGTGGACTGGCAGCGACCTATGGATGGCGACTGCAGATTAACGACACCTCGGAAATGGAAGGAATCGAGTTCGCTGATGTTTTGATTCAGATGGCTGCAGAAATTGCCCGGGCCAGAGGAACTAACATGCGCAGTCTGCGCGAAGTCCTGGTTCCCGGAACTCCATGGATCGAGCAGCCGCCTTTGAGATCTAAGAAGTGTGTTTTATATGGCCGCTCTCGAGTGACGGAAAGTCTTGAACGGCATTTAATGCTTTTAGACTTTCAACCACGTATTGAAACGGATTTAAGCAGCTTGGTCTTTCGCGCCGACGAGATCGTCATTGTCGGCACCCAAACCCCGAGGGATCTGGATCTGGTGGCCTGTGCCGTGATCGCTCGTTCGTCGCATGTGGCAATCGTGGGGGATGATAAGCGCGCACAAAGCATCGTTAGACACTTAAACAGATCAGAGGAGAAGATGGCTAAAGAGCCTGTGTATCTTCCGGCTGGTGTGGATATCGGGGCTCGCAATCCCGATGAAACGGCCTTGAGTATTGTGGTGGAGATTCTGCTCAGAGGAAGAATGAATTGA
- a CDS encoding NTP transferase domain-containing protein, with amino-acid sequence MSRISCVLIAAGSFSPVVGKSLIRENILDILNIPFEEVITVTDQDTEAYYQALRDLPLKVTYNSDFALGQHSSIRNGLTHLRKYYDGVLVLRADDINQDLNVLQDMVRLFREQLGKSIVHPSGRSLNLQPMLIPREFVPDILQYEDGDHDCSYLLKRYPLRVAPLAVAKNYSADIEPSDDFSITLVSQHG; translated from the coding sequence ATGAGCCGAATTTCATGCGTACTGATAGCAGCAGGAAGTTTTTCGCCGGTCGTGGGGAAATCCCTGATTCGTGAAAACATTTTGGATATTTTGAATATTCCATTCGAAGAAGTTATAACCGTCACGGATCAGGATACGGAGGCTTATTATCAGGCTCTTCGCGATCTTCCGTTGAAGGTCACTTACAATTCTGACTTCGCCTTGGGACAACACAGTTCCATTCGCAACGGTCTGACTCATTTACGCAAATACTATGACGGGGTTCTGGTCTTGCGTGCTGATGACATTAATCAAGACTTGAATGTTCTGCAGGACATGGTTCGCCTTTTCAGAGAGCAATTGGGCAAAAGCATCGTGCATCCTTCGGGCCGATCTTTAAACCTTCAACCGATGCTAATACCACGCGAATTTGTTCCCGACATTTTGCAATACGAAGATGGGGATCATGATTGCTCCTATCTTTTAAAACGGTACCCGTTACGTGTTGCACCTTTGGCGGTTGCTAAAAATTATTCGGCGGACATCGAGCCCTCTGATGACTTCTCTATAACCCTGGTATCACAACATGGGTGA
- a CDS encoding protein-glutamate O-methyltransferase CheR produces MSTEAERTLSGPALRRLISLVKQHTGITMEERKRELLFSRIRPRMKELNLATAEAYIDYLESHKEEIQKFVNTITTNETIFFRTPVIWDYFGNEFLKNWSKNNPGEILRIWSAASSTGEESASIGMMCEEHKRSTPGFQYKIYASDIDTDVLDNARKGVYKTRSIDDIRSRMPQLFHRYFINSTKGDPHLCETILGNIEYFVHNLHSRGTRTVFFDIVFLRNVLIYFNEPDQELVLRNMYASLKPQGVLIIGEAESLARLKTSFEYSKPLIYKRAA; encoded by the coding sequence ATGTCAACTGAAGCTGAACGTACTTTGAGTGGGCCGGCATTGCGCCGGCTGATCAGTCTGGTAAAACAGCATACGGGTATCACTATGGAAGAGCGAAAGCGGGAACTCTTGTTCTCCCGTATTCGTCCTCGTATGAAAGAACTGAACCTTGCGACAGCTGAAGCCTATATTGACTATTTGGAATCCCACAAAGAAGAGATTCAAAAGTTCGTAAATACAATTACTACGAATGAAACTATTTTCTTTCGAACACCAGTGATTTGGGACTACTTTGGAAACGAGTTCCTGAAAAACTGGAGCAAAAATAATCCGGGCGAAATTCTGCGCATCTGGTCAGCGGCTTCCTCGACGGGGGAAGAATCCGCCAGTATTGGAATGATGTGCGAGGAACATAAGCGCTCCACACCCGGTTTTCAGTATAAGATTTATGCCTCTGATATTGATACCGATGTTTTGGATAACGCCCGCAAAGGGGTTTATAAAACACGCAGTATTGACGACATTCGCTCCCGAATGCCGCAATTGTTTCATCGCTATTTTATCAATAGCACCAAAGGTGATCCACACCTGTGCGAAACCATTCTGGGTAATATTGAATACTTCGTGCACAATCTGCATTCTCGCGGCACGCGCACGGTTTTTTTCGATATCGTATTCTTACGAAATGTTTTGATTTACTTTAATGAGCCGGATCAGGAATTGGTTCTACGCAATATGTATGCAAGCTTGAAACCTCAAGGTGTGCTGATTATTGGGGAAGCTGAATCCCTGGCCCGGTTGAAAACGTCTTTTGAATACTCCAAGCCCCTAATTTACAAGAGAGCTGCGTGA
- a CDS encoding HlyD family secretion protein, whose amino-acid sequence MSSVATPQWAQTFRSFSDKLISPALKEKIKQSPLGKINLNPKQKKIVKWGGIGALILISTASYNIFFFESTDDAFVKAHLHTVSPRIVGTVLEVMVQDNQHVKKGDVLVRLDKRDYEVQVKAAQARYGKSHRDLGRFNGFENLGPSERPVFDQYQSDALVTEAELQKAQLQLEYTTIVAPEDGKIGKRNVETGELVQPGQPLMALIEEDPWIEANFKENQIRHFKPGQKVEIKVDAIPGKSFLGRLDSVSPGSGSTFSLLPPDNATGNFTKIVQRIPVKIVFDKEDMKGYEDKLISGMSTEVSVRIH is encoded by the coding sequence ATGTCTTCAGTAGCAACGCCGCAATGGGCGCAAACGTTTCGTTCATTTTCCGACAAACTTATTTCTCCGGCCCTTAAAGAAAAAATCAAGCAGAGTCCTCTGGGCAAAATCAATTTGAATCCCAAGCAGAAAAAGATCGTCAAGTGGGGTGGTATTGGCGCTTTGATTCTGATTTCCACAGCAAGCTACAATATCTTTTTCTTTGAAAGCACAGATGATGCTTTCGTAAAAGCGCACTTACATACCGTGAGCCCGCGCATTGTCGGAACTGTGCTGGAAGTGATGGTGCAGGACAATCAGCACGTTAAAAAAGGTGATGTCTTAGTTCGTCTGGATAAACGTGATTATGAAGTTCAAGTCAAAGCCGCCCAAGCCCGCTATGGAAAATCGCACCGTGACTTGGGACGCTTTAATGGATTTGAAAATCTGGGTCCTTCCGAACGCCCGGTATTTGATCAATATCAATCGGATGCTTTAGTCACAGAGGCCGAGCTTCAAAAAGCTCAACTGCAATTGGAATACACGACAATCGTGGCTCCTGAAGATGGAAAAATCGGTAAAAGAAATGTCGAAACCGGGGAGCTGGTGCAACCAGGCCAACCATTGATGGCTTTGATCGAGGAAGACCCTTGGATTGAAGCAAACTTTAAAGAAAATCAGATTCGCCATTTTAAACCAGGACAAAAGGTTGAAATCAAAGTTGATGCAATTCCGGGTAAATCATTCTTGGGTCGCTTAGACAGCGTGTCTCCGGGATCGGGTTCTACGTTCTCGTTGTTGCCTCCCGATAACGCTACTGGAAACTTCACCAAGATCGTGCAACGTATTCCTGTTAAAATAGTTTTCGATAAAGAAGATATGAAAGGCTACGAAGATAAGCTGATCTCTGGCATGTCCACCGAAGTCTCCGTCAGAATTCACTAA